GGGAGAAATTCTGTGGGACGATCAGCAGTTTGAGCACAGAAACAACCTTTGTTGTTGAAATATGCAAGAGTTTTGAAAGCCAACATTGTGTGTGAACACTGGGGACACCGCTTGCCCTTCAGTTTATTTGGAATGCTTAACAAAAACTATCACAATCTTAAATGTCACAGACAAGTTCGAACTTGCCAGAGTATGAAAAATACAGGTGTATTTAGCATTTAACTTCTTCAGTTTAACTGTCACACTACCATGTCTTACTGGGACacttgaactgaacagagccataGCTAATGTTATCAATAACACCTTTGCTTTTCATAATGGGacaatgtcagaaatgtcaCTCAACTACATACGTCGTTTTAAAGGCTGTATAGTTTGTAGTGTGGTTGAATTATGCATTAAACCAGTAGGCCTTTCTATTACTATTTCCAAACTCTTATACCAGTGGGGTGCTATGCAATTATATCTTGTCGTTATTATGCAGTACAATTCAACAGCACATCAACATCCACCTTGATTTTGAACCCACAAAACTACAATACAAAATGGGAATTGCgcaaaaaaagggaataatatATGAAGGTAGGATTTACTGCGGCCCTGCTGTATCAGAGTGTCAGTATGATATAGCTAATAAAGTAACAACTGAGGCTACATAATATCTAGGGCTGCAATCAAGCGTTATTCTCAGCAGAAGGTGGTTTGTTCAACTCATCTGTTCATCATAAATGACAGATGAAAATCTAACCCTTGCAACAAATAAGAAAGCTATTGAACCATTTCACATGTCTGTCGCAATTGCACTTGTACTTTCTGGAAAGTACTATATCACACAGTTTGGGGAAAATAAAGCCTGGCGAGTCAAGTCTTCCTGTCATAACCTTGTCATGTGATCATCAAGAGGAACAGGGTAGACAGAAATCAGACTCACCATTTGTGGGGGAAAATCTGGTTTCAATCTGACATTTGAGTTTTACCCCTATTACAGCCATAGTTTCAAAGCGTCATATTGTGGTATTAGTACTGTAGGTCAGCGCTGAGTCAatcatttgctttaaaatgactcAGCTGATGTGGCATTTCTCCACCATACATGCAACAGCATCCTGTCACAGGTCATGAAATTAGGGAACACAGACAGGAAATAGCTAACTGGTGATGAGGACAGCCTTTCCTTATCTCTGTGGCTCACCAACACCATTTTTATGAAGTGAGTATAAGCCCAAGATGAGTTACAGTAATTCGTCTTTATGCAATACTGGAATGCAGTGCGCTTATAAGCCTATAAATGACTATGTCCAAATGTGTTTACTTAAGTGACAGTGAATCTTATGTCCTCTGGGCTCTCATGATTACTGGAGATGTTCAAGGACAGATGTCGTGGTAACTTTGTGATGTTTGACATTTCATCACAAATTCCCGGAACCAAGAGGGAGAGCTTCACAATTATCTTCTATTTAAAGATgatttattatgataataaattaaatatgaacTAAATTAGACTGATCTGATAATTGATCTGCTGATCTGTTACTCTAAATATCTAAATGTCTCCACTTTCATTTCCCATTTAATGCACAGTACATTCATGTTAATTTAACcgttatttaaaatattcagtAATAATGTTACTAtcttaatttgtgtgtgttttctgttagaGTACAAACAGAATTTGATTCTAAATGTGTCCAAATCCaaaccatttattttcaaacaaaactttccacacacatttaaaattgtcCTCAGATATTTTGATGCACCCAAAATATCAGCAATATTGTCAAActtctatttataattccagtTAACATAGAAATATAGAGGATTATCTCTGTGGAATAACCTCTCTAGATCACTACAATCAGAAATCTATGTTATCATCACAAACACCTGAGATGCCACTAATTTAAATCTATTATGCTTTACTGTTAATGCTATTTTAGAGTTTAACAGTTCTTTTATTTAGAGGAGTATCTTTATGAGACTTTATTGTCTTAATATGCAAATAAACCAtaatatgcatataaacaaacaaaactacatTAATGACAAAAGGTCCCGAGCAAAAACTGGCGTTTTATTAGTCCCTTTAAGCAAGTAGCTAAAGGAAGTCTGATATTAAAAGTATAATGTGACTGTGCAAAGATTAAGAGATTAAAATAAGattctcagtttgtttttaccttcagTGAGCTGGATTACCATGTTGTTTTACCCTACTTTGacctaaaaaaaagtttcacagTGCAGTTTACAGCATATGTTACTGTTAAACATGTGAAAATGAATAACACATGTCCCAGTGAAATAAACTGCCAGAGGTGGTCGTGGTCACATGTCATGGATTGCCTCAGGTCAGTGGGATTACGCGTTATGAAGTAAACTCGGGTAATCGAACAAGGCAATATAATATcggacaacaaaaacacaaggaacAAAGTCTATTACCGGCTGTGTCCCATATTGAGATGTTGTAAGGTCCCCACTGCTTGAGGAAGAACGCCCCTCCGACGGTGCTGACGGTGTCTTTGAACTTCCTATCCGTGTACCTGTGGAGCAGCGACGTCTTTCCCACGTTCATGTCCCCCAGCAGGACCAACTTGACGTCGGGCTTCTTCATCTTCGACGCCTCGGGCATGATGGTAACGACAGTGAGTCAGGgagctccctctctctctccctctctcgctccctctctctcgttgtatttaaaaaatgttatagtgtCGTGGAAATTAAGCACTgtctaattgtttttaaaaataaataaataaacaaataaatcatttaacgCTTCTTCTCGTAAATTCCTCGGACAAACGCCATTGTCTGTTGCGACGGTGGTTAGTCTGCGTTTGCGTGACAGTCCAGAGTTAACTCATTCTCAGAGACAAGTTCATAAAATAACTGaggtaaaacaggaagtaggtGAAGAGCTAAACTTCAAACGTGAATATTTCACCCTCAGTCATGGCTGCCAGGCTCACTGTTGGCGGGACGTGAACgcaccatttgtttgtttttcgtcATGTTGCTATTAAACTGTCTTTCCTATTTGCTTTTGCTTTATTTAGTTTGACGCACTTTGTGACATCTAATGTAGAAGAGGTGCCGTGACAATACAATTGTGTCCTCTTAGTTTTGTGATTTacgtttgaaaaacaaacagtttgtaCAAACAAAATTCAATAATTAAGGATAGTGAAAGGTGTATGAACAGCTAATCATACACATTTGTTATGATGCGTATTACTTTGtcttgcaaaataaataaacacattggaAATATTAAACAAAGCTTCATTTCGGTTATGTTTGAAAGTATTGTTTGTGGTACCTACAAGGTGGAACGCAGGGCAAAAATTACCATAGTGGGCGGGTGTAGCTTTTATCAGACATTACAGACTTGTAGACATTTGACCCACTTTTCTCTCTCGACTCCAGTTAAAACACCAAATGCAATTCTTCATTCCTGTCTCGCAATGTTAACGCTTGTTATAATTTATGATTGGCAAACAAAAGTCATgtgaaacaagtgtgtgtgtgtgattcaacTTAAgaactagggatgcacgatattagaCTTTTTCCAATATCCGATATATTGGGACTGCTTGGGCCAATAACCGATAccaacatgtatatgtatatgtatatatatacatttttacctgcgcccaactgcagaggtcacagtattttctgtcatgaaattaacataatatttttcatactcatgtcgcagcagatgtagatatacattttcttcattgaataaaataaataaacgtaaataaaataatagttgtAGAGGGCACCAGCAGCTGGCATTAAGGAGGTAGCAGCATATTTAGCCCACTGTTGTTGTGGTGtgttttaaagccaatatctgcagATATCGTgttgataatattgtgcatcctaGTTGGAGCATATCAGCATTTACAAACATATAGGTTAAATATACCGGTGTACACTGGACAAAGCATTAGTGCCTGTCCTGAGCTGACATCTGACCCTCTGCAGTGtcacagtatttttttgtgCATATTTAGAGCCCATAAGTTCATGTATTTGTAGCCGCTGCTCAAATATAGGCAATGcatacatgatttatttttcctaaTTGTTCAGATCTTATTTCATGATACAGCCGTGTGACTAGGGCTTTGTAGTCAGAACATAATTTTTGAACTTGTACACAGAAATGACATCCTTATTTGCATAAAGCCCAGAAATGTGAGATCCGATCACATGTGGTCAAAGGAGGCACATCATAGAACTGCAGCCATAAGCTACTTCCGTTTGGCCACTCAGTTGGATACTACGAAATTTCCGAGGAGGCTTTGAAGGCACCGTAAACgtgtttttcctccttcctgTGCTGGTGCTGCTtccatacagtacacacactgGCTGGTTCCATGTTGAGGACCGTGTGTTCACAGTTATCAGCGCCGAAACGCACTGTCACATTGGGTAAGAAGAAGTGTTGTGTCGGTGGCTGCAGTAAAGACAGAGCGAGGGAAGAATGTCAACATGCCGCAGCAGATTCAGATGTTCGCCTTTTCCTTTATCACACTCGCACTGTCGGTTATCGCCACAATGATGTGTTTAAACGAGAAAGGTAAACTGAAGGTGTTGTagtatatgtgtatgtttatCACTGCTACGCCATACGTGGCTACAACGTTAGCTTAGCTATACTAATGTTGGTCGAGGAGTTGACAGCATGCGTGTGTTTTCAGACCCGCTTGGGTTCGTTATATTAAGGGTTTTAGGACCCTGCAGACACCGGGGAAGGGCGAGGAGCAGGCGGGGTAAAAGGTGAAGTTACCCCCTAACAGAACTGATCACAGGTCAGTTTTGTAATGTATCCAATGTAGCTTAAGGGTGGAAAATAGCTTGGAAAACGGACCCAGAGTCAGTTCAAGTCAAAGTAGTACGCGACGCGTTATACCAGCGACGTAAAAGGACGAACTGAGACGAATAGATTTTTGCTAGCATATAAATAGTTCACATTTATATGTTATTGTAAAGGTTCTCAGGTTAAAAACTATGAGTATCCCCTCGGTAAGTCCTTGTGAGCAGCTTAAACGTCCACTCGTCGATGTTGACGGTGTATGGGAGAGCAGCGCCCCGCGACTTCTTTGATGCGGCTCAGCTCACAGGATCCAGACGTCCGTCATAATCCGCAgagtcaacaacaacatatcCATCCAACTCCGTGTGACCAAACGACCAGACAAGCCTGCGCAGATCCACAATGCAAGCGAACCCGACGCGGGGCTTCCTGTGGTCGGACGTTGAGACGAGAACCTTGTTGAACATCTGGGGGGAGCAGGACATCCAGACGGCGCTGGATGGAAACTTCCGCAACAGCTTCGTGTACCGCGACGTTGCCCGGAGGCTTGGAGCGATGGGGTTTGAGAGGACGCCGGAACAATGCAGGGTGCGGATCAAAAGCCTAAAGAGACAGTACCTGCTGGCAAAGGAGGGTAATTTACGGAATAACGGCCAGTATCACAAGATCTGCAAGTTTTACGACATCATGGAGGGGATACTGAGCAACCGGCCCGTGCTTGACCCCCAGGAGTTCATAGACGGCGGGGCGGGAGGAGAGGAGGCCGTGGACGGCCtggaggaggatggagaagaTGCTCACGATGCGTACTCGGAGAGCACAGGGGAGTGTCCTTATCCTGCAGAGACTGAAGTGAAGCTAGAATACCCAACCATACCCATCCCTGTTCCTGTTAAAGTGACAGTCGGAAACAGCAGTAAGTGTCACCTCCATTCACTTGTTCATCAGtgttaaagggacatttcagattttttttttaagtgtgattTGTTGAGGTTCCATTTGGTCATGGACTGgcagacacactcactcagtaAAACATGTATGTCAATGGGGACACGAGGAAAACCCGATTTAGCCACTTATCTAAAAGGATCACCTATATCAATGCCAGTTTAAGGCTATGATAGTTTTAGGTTATGTTCACACTTTATGTCACCGTTTGTCATACTTTTTCATCTGGAAATATTAATTTTGTATACCACTCACTCTTCTGCATttaagtccacagagaaaaactttttaaatttacattggAGTTGCACGGCAGCTgccagtgtgtgtcactgaggtcaatctgggGTCAAGGATTTGAAGCATCagtcacaagacaacacatttgaatgtagtGATgggagtgagtgatttacaaactccagtttcctgctggaaaagATGTGCAGGCTTTGAATATGTAAGGTCCAGGTTTTGTTAAAAGtctaaataatgtttttccttcttttgctGTCAACAGCCATGTAGTTTGGCTTAATGGTGGCATGCGCTTGGCGAagtctgtgttattttgtcaataCCTGATAGAACCACAACTAAAAAACCTCaactatttttggaaaaatacatttaaatggaaCCTAAATGCATATATTCTACCATATATAATTTGATTACACATTTTCAAAGATATACAAATAACTGTCAATCACCCCTTCTCTACTTAAGGCACTTCAGTACGACCACACAACAGCTGCCAGTCGGGCTCGAGTTTGCCAGCTAGGCCTCCTAAACGACCCAGAAAGAGGCGTGCTAACTTCCCTATGGAGAAGCTAATGGAGCAGTTTCTGGAACAAAGCACCCAGGCTGAAGACAGTTTTTACCGAATGGAGGAGCAGCGCTTGCAGGCGGAAGACCGCCGCAGAGCTGCTGAACACACCAGGGAGCTGCAAATGCTTCAGATGCTTGGCCAGATGTTCTCCAGCATTTCCTCCACCGGACCCAGCTCTGCTGCCACTCCCTCAAAGACATCTCCTGCTGCCCATGCACCTTCTCTCTCCAGCGTCTCCCCGTCATGCACACGTGGCCAGTCCAGTCATGTCAAACGCTCTTCGCCCCAGACAGACTGTTTGACCCAACAGAATCAACTGTTTGACTCAGTTCCCCAAGGATTAGGTATTAGGATTTGGTTTCATGTGCGGTGGACTGTGTGAAGAAGACATGGGAGTTACATGCTTAACATCAAACTCTCAGCCATAGTGTAAAGTCTCAGTGATGGAGCTCTCACTCCTGCAGTCAGTTACCTATtagtctttatatacagtacattagcATCAGTGTTTTAGTTGTAGTTatattcattgttgtttttggcccttacacctggcattaaaatgcgttTCCTGTGATTGGATTGCACTCGGATAGTGCCTGACCACTTGTAAATACAGGTGTTAATACAAACAAGGACGGATTGTTATCCAATCTTCCAAGTCAAGAGGTGATCAGTGTTCTCCAATGTGCCTCCACTCCACTGTGACAATGGCAGCAAAACTGCACATCCTCGTCTTTTTCCCCTGCTTcgaaaagcaaagaggagtctATACAATAGTGCCACTTCACATGCGGCGAacgttgttgttgatatggcatCGCACAGATGGGGAGGCAACATAAGGGGGGGATGACTGTGATCAGATTTTGATGTGGACACCGGAGACACATGTTAATAGCAAGTGTAAATGCGGTGTAAATGTGGTAAAGCGCAATCAGATCGCTATCTGATCAtagaaaactgattttaatgccaggtgtaaagggggccttTGTGTCcatggaaggaaaaaaacaaagattaacTGCTGACCCTGGCCTGTTAAAATTATTTCACTTGATTCTCTACTTGATTTATGTCCTTAGTTTTGGAGCGCTTCTACAGCTTGGGGGCCACATCGCACAGAGGCATGGAGGATGATTTCATCTCACAAGTAAAGAGAACAGTCCCTTCACTGACGTCCAAAAAGCACAAGGGACAAGATGGACGCATTGGGATCATTGGAGGATGCCAGGAGTATGTGACACAAAATTCTAACTCCTCCACAGTATAAACAGCACTCACCTAATGTGAATTCAGTCTATAGACAATTTGTCCTAATTCTTCTTGTCTTCATTCTGCAAAGCTATACTGGAGCTCCATACTTCGCTGCCATTTCTGCATTGAAAGTGGTAAATACTAATTCCGACAGATGAAGCATTCACTTTACAGAGTATAAAATTATAGGTGAAATCTGGTTCAGGTGGCTTGACTGTGCTTTCTTCGTTTCGTTTTTTGTCTTGTCTCTAGGGCGCCGACTTGTCTCATGTATTCTGCACCAAAGATGCTGCAACTGTGATCAAATCATACAGCCCTGAGCTCATTGTCCATCCTGTTCTGTAAGTACATGGTTTTTCTGTCAGAAAGTAACGTTGGATCGTTTATTCAATTAATTGCATGTATTTATCCAGATAAAATATTGATAGACTTATTCAATAGAAATCGAAAAGAGTTATTGATAGTACAATAACACATTATACCTTTATTGTAAGCATCCATTATGAGTTATGCTTTATACAGTAGGTCATTATTTGTGATTGCTTAAAGTACATCTGCCAGTTTTGAATGGAAGATTACAAGTTGATGTGATCATCACAGCACTTTCTCACAATCACTTCACAATAGGTTTGGTCATAGCCTGCCATAATGACTATTTAATAAGCTCATACTCTCAATGTTGGTTCTGGTCTATCACTGTGGTGAAAAGGACAAAAAATACCtttatttcctcatcacatTGTGACCGAATAGGGATAATTCCTTATGAGTGTTGTTAGAAATCATCAAAATGCACTACCTGTGTTTAAgcaattaatatttatttgactagctataaaagaaaaacttttgGGATTGAGAACATCTATCAAATGcgtttctttctctgtgtgtgtatcaagGGACAGTCCTAATGCAGTTGAAGAGATTGAAAAGTGGCTGCCAAGACTCCACGGCCTTGTGGTGGGACCAGGTCTAGGGAGAGAAGACTTATTACTCAAAACAGCTAAGGCATGTGGAATATTTCATTCTCCCTTGAACTCAAAccttaaattcacatttatgaagcctATTTTTAACAGTTGTTAAACTGCACACCAGTGCATCACTGTCTGTGGCTCCCTGTGACttaaaaaaactatatatatatatatataaaaaaaagagtttaatttcacatttaacatggCTTTAGTGTTTACTAAGTCTGTTGACTTGTCTTGTTGAGATTGTCAAAGAGATGAGAGAAACCTGAGGGATCCAAACACAAGTGGACAGCTTTAAGTAGAAGTCTAAGGCGTTGTGAATGCAGCTCTGATTTCATAAAAACATTCAGATGTGGCATGAACTCGTGGACACATTCCTGAGCATGTGTGAACGCAAATCTGTCCTCAGGACGAATCAGAGCATTAGAGACCGTGTCCTCAGCTGACATCCTctcctctgacctgctgcagttttcACAGTGAACTCAAAGTATTCTTGCCCTTCTCA
Above is a window of Solea senegalensis isolate Sse05_10M linkage group LG2, IFAPA_SoseM_1, whole genome shotgun sequence DNA encoding:
- the naxd gene encoding ATP-dependent (S)-NAD(P)H-hydrate dehydratase isoform X1: MQANPTRGFLWSDVETRTLLNIWGEQDIQTALDGNFRNSFVYRDVARRLGAMGFERTPEQCRVRIKSLKRQYLLAKEGNLRNNGQYHKICKFYDIMEGILSNRPVLDPQEFIDGGAGGEEAVDGLEEDGEDAHDAYSESTGECPYPAETEVKLEYPTIPIPVPVKVTVGNSSTSVRPHNSCQSGSSLPARPPKRPRKRRANFPMEKLMEQFLEQSTQAEDSFYRMEEQRLQAEDRRRAAEHTRELQMLQMLGQMFSSISSTGPSSAATPSKTSPAAHAPSLSSVSPSCTRGQSSHVKRSSPQTDCLTQQNQLFDSVPQGLVLERFYSLGATSHRGMEDDFISQVKRTVPSLTSKKHKGQDGRIGIIGGCQDYTGAPYFAAISALKVGADLSHVFCTKDAATVIKSYSPELIVHPVLDSPNAVEEIEKWLPRLHGLVVGPGLGREDLLLKTAKEVIEKSKTRDIPIVIDADGLWLVTQQPSVIQGYQKGILTPNYMEFTRLYEALYHEPMDSSDHQRSVMQLSVAMGNLTLVLKGEQDLITDGSKVISCSVEGSGRRCGGQGDLLSGSMGVLAHWAYSASAAGTVKSVNPSMVAAFGACSLTRQCNRQAFQKHGRSTTTTDMIQEIGSAFKKLFES